One genomic window of Tatumella citrea includes the following:
- a CDS encoding 5'-nucleotidase, lipoprotein e(P4) family, translating to MKNLLKTLPLLILPVVSITGYAADAPGICAPKAYEMALRYQQKSAEIMALQLQTYKFARQDFLQKAAHLASPEKAAVVMDLDETVLDNSALLVRDMENCHDYTQWDTWDAWEKNGHPGLIPGAKAFLQTVTDKKVHIFYVSDRSEANKQQTLATLRALGLPQVSADNVLLDTASKQVRREAIRQHYNIIMLFGDSLPDLAAQFKNKKTTDQQRQLVQDSEAHFADDWIVLPNSAYGSWSNAQLTPWKP from the coding sequence ATGAAAAACCTGTTAAAAACTCTGCCGTTGCTGATACTCCCTGTCGTCAGTATCACCGGTTATGCGGCCGATGCACCGGGCATCTGTGCACCAAAAGCCTATGAAATGGCATTGCGTTACCAGCAAAAATCAGCTGAAATTATGGCTCTGCAGCTGCAGACCTATAAGTTTGCCCGCCAGGATTTTCTGCAGAAGGCGGCGCACTTAGCATCGCCGGAAAAGGCAGCAGTGGTGATGGACCTTGATGAAACCGTACTGGATAATTCAGCTCTGCTGGTCAGGGATATGGAAAATTGCCATGATTACACGCAATGGGATACCTGGGATGCCTGGGAAAAGAACGGACATCCGGGATTAATCCCGGGGGCTAAAGCGTTCCTGCAAACCGTGACCGATAAAAAAGTGCATATTTTCTATGTGTCCGACCGCTCTGAAGCCAATAAACAACAAACGCTGGCCACATTGCGTGCGTTAGGTCTGCCTCAGGTCTCCGCAGATAATGTATTACTGGATACTGCCTCCAAGCAGGTGCGTCGTGAAGCAATCCGACAGCATTACAATATCATTATGTTATTCGGTGACAGCCTGCCTGATCTCGCGGCTCAGTTTAAGAATAAAAAGACCACCGATCAGCAGCGTCAGCTGGTACAAGACAGCGAAGCGCATTTTGCCGATGACTGGATTGTATTGCCAAATTCGGCGTACGGATCCTGGTCAAATGCTCAGCTGACCCCCTGGAAACCTTAA
- a CDS encoding MFS transporter, whose amino-acid sequence MRKYPKIRWLMILFCFFAIAINYIDRINLAIAAPHIKKDLGLDDASMGLILGAFFWTYALMQIPAGRIIDRLGTRIGLAVAVGWWSLFTVFTAFGRGFTSIFISRLLLGVGESGGNPGCAKVVASWFAKKERATASGIFDAGPRAGSALALPLVAWLISTWDWETSFVVTGAIGLVWVVIWLMFYRDPEEKQGLDETERQNLLEDRKMVVSRPDEKIKLWSLFRHRTVWGMMIGFFCMNFATYFFVTWFPTYLTMSQGFSLKELGTLGAIPALMGIPGSLLGGITSDWLYKKGFSLTTARKTCLIAGMLLSSVIAFAAFTSNITVILTLFSLTYAGLAFTASNIWTLPADVAPASGYVATLGGIQNFAGNLAGIVTASFTGFMLSVSHGSFVVPLVVAGGICIFGAVTFMFIMGKVEPLKIDSHDQTDFVVSQPGNSH is encoded by the coding sequence ATGCGCAAGTACCCAAAAATACGCTGGCTGATGATACTTTTCTGCTTCTTCGCCATCGCAATCAACTATATCGATCGCATCAATCTGGCCATTGCCGCACCACATATCAAAAAAGATCTCGGCCTGGATGATGCATCAATGGGGTTGATCCTCGGTGCCTTCTTCTGGACTTATGCGCTGATGCAAATTCCGGCCGGTCGGATTATCGACCGGCTTGGCACCCGCATCGGTCTGGCCGTTGCCGTCGGCTGGTGGTCACTGTTCACTGTGTTCACCGCTTTTGGTCGTGGATTCACCTCCATTTTTATCTCCCGTCTGTTGCTCGGTGTCGGTGAGTCCGGCGGTAACCCGGGGTGTGCCAAAGTCGTTGCCTCCTGGTTTGCCAAAAAAGAGCGGGCCACCGCCAGCGGTATTTTTGATGCCGGTCCGCGGGCCGGCAGCGCCCTGGCACTACCGCTGGTTGCCTGGCTTATCAGTACCTGGGACTGGGAAACCTCGTTTGTCGTCACCGGGGCTATCGGTCTGGTGTGGGTAGTTATCTGGCTGATGTTCTACCGGGATCCGGAAGAAAAACAGGGCCTGGATGAAACCGAACGGCAAAATCTGCTGGAAGACCGGAAAATGGTGGTTTCGCGCCCCGATGAAAAAATTAAACTCTGGTCATTGTTCCGTCATCGCACCGTCTGGGGCATGATGATTGGTTTCTTCTGCATGAACTTTGCTACCTACTTCTTCGTGACCTGGTTCCCGACGTATCTGACAATGTCGCAAGGGTTTTCGCTGAAAGAACTGGGTACTCTGGGAGCAATTCCGGCGCTGATGGGGATCCCTGGCAGTTTGCTGGGAGGGATCACTTCCGACTGGCTGTATAAAAAAGGCTTCAGTCTGACCACCGCCCGTAAAACCTGTTTAATCGCGGGAATGCTGCTCTCTTCAGTCATTGCTTTTGCGGCCTTTACTTCAAACATAACCGTCATTCTGACACTGTTTTCCCTGACTTACGCCGGACTGGCTTTTACCGCTTCAAATATCTGGACATTGCCTGCCGATGTGGCACCGGCTTCAGGCTATGTGGCTACCCTGGGAGGGATTCAGAATTTTGCCGGAAACCTGGCAGGCATTGTCACAGCGTCGTTCACCGGATTTATGCTGAGTGTCAGCCACGGCTCATTTGTGGTGCCGTTAGTGGTTGCTGGCGGAATCTGCATATTTGGCGCGGTCACCTTTATGTTCATTATGGGTAAGGTGGAACCTCTAAAGATTGACAGTCACGATCAAACCGACTTCGTCGTATCACAGCCGGGTAACTCTCACTGA
- a CDS encoding purine-cytosine permease family protein: MSQALNEYEHEAVPDSARKSLFSVAVVWAGFPMVMVGAFVGAQIVTSLGFTRGMLAIITGNIVLAVYVACLSALAARQGKTFALSCREIFSPAGAKLIAVFLSGLVVGWFAVQTGLAGHGLNTLLGLPLGWSVVVVGAAFTLLSMAGMQMLKPISIISICLFIITGIISVVLNFRHHSWQQVVDFTPPSGHSLALGIGVTMAISVFVDSGTLTADFTRWSKTPSQAVIASLAAFPVANTLPMLLGGLVAATGEATDGDFAHLLTQLGPYFGIFAAVFFVINCASVATHGLYNAASGWSSVIPLSFRHLVVLLGIVGTGLALAGISNWLVNWLSLLGIIVPGIGGAIIGWMIAGQGRYAPGYLITGWVFSIICSTICYLHAPQYSVAVVSILSAVLFCLCALPFARQTSAARDNA, encoded by the coding sequence GTGTCTCAAGCACTCAATGAATACGAACACGAGGCAGTCCCTGACTCTGCCCGTAAAAGTTTATTTTCTGTCGCTGTAGTCTGGGCTGGTTTTCCAATGGTGATGGTTGGCGCCTTTGTCGGGGCGCAGATTGTTACCAGTCTGGGGTTCACCCGCGGTATGCTGGCTATTATCACCGGTAATATTGTACTGGCCGTATATGTTGCCTGCCTGAGTGCACTGGCGGCCAGGCAGGGTAAAACCTTTGCGCTGAGCTGCCGGGAGATTTTCAGTCCGGCAGGAGCAAAACTGATTGCGGTATTTCTTTCCGGGCTGGTTGTCGGCTGGTTTGCTGTGCAGACAGGGCTGGCGGGTCATGGCCTGAACACACTGTTGGGTCTGCCGTTAGGTTGGTCAGTGGTGGTGGTCGGCGCAGCATTTACTCTGCTGTCTATGGCAGGTATGCAGATGCTGAAGCCGATAAGTATCATATCGATCTGCCTGTTTATTATTACCGGGATTATCAGTGTGGTACTGAATTTCCGCCATCACAGTTGGCAGCAGGTAGTGGATTTTACTCCGCCTTCCGGCCACAGCCTGGCTCTGGGCATTGGTGTCACGATGGCCATTTCGGTATTTGTTGATTCCGGTACCCTGACGGCAGATTTTACCCGCTGGTCTAAAACACCTTCCCAGGCAGTTATCGCTTCACTGGCCGCGTTTCCTGTAGCAAATACTTTGCCGATGTTACTCGGCGGGTTAGTCGCAGCTACCGGAGAAGCCACCGACGGCGATTTCGCTCATTTACTGACACAGTTGGGGCCTTATTTTGGCATATTTGCGGCGGTGTTCTTTGTGATCAACTGTGCTTCAGTCGCCACTCATGGTCTGTACAATGCCGCCTCTGGCTGGAGTTCGGTGATCCCCCTGAGCTTCCGTCATCTGGTGGTCCTGCTGGGTATTGTCGGCACCGGGTTGGCGTTGGCGGGCATCAGTAACTGGCTGGTGAACTGGCTGAGTTTGTTGGGAATCATTGTACCGGGAATTGGCGGTGCGATTATTGGCTGGATGATTGCCGGGCAGGGGCGTTATGCTCCGGGCTATCTGATTACCGGCTGGGTATTCTCGATAATCTGCAGTACCATCTGTTATCTGCACGCACCACAGTATTCTGTCGCGGTTGTCTCCATTCTGTCTGCCGTATTGTTCTGCTTATGTGCATTGCCGTTTGCCAGACAAACCAGTGCAGCCCGGGATAATGCCTGA
- a CDS encoding alpha-hydroxy acid oxidase, whose protein sequence is MTVSLTPAPQEKSTEIPVSQSRPASTVPHQFRDLLALDDFERHARRRLPPMIYQYVAGGVETGRGIAANFEAYQQYTFLPRMFRDVSGRDQGTELFGKRWRHPFGIAPLGGASFVSYRADINLARAAKAMDVPMILSASSLIRLEDVIAENPDAWFQAYLAGDQPRIDRLLDRVEQAGYRTLVVTGDTPMLGNREHNTRSGFSMPIKITPKVMWQSATSPRWLLGTVAQTYLRHGAPHFENTDAERGPPMMSNKVRNTNARDKLSWTHVEAIRRRWKGNLVIKGLMTPADVFMARDCGADAVILSNHGGRQLDYTVPPLHTLPEIAAGKGQMKVIIDSGIRRGTDVMKAMALGADFVFLGRPFLYASVIGAAPCIEHAMHILRDEIDRDMALIGVRNPAELDKSYLRRGPWFDKDL, encoded by the coding sequence ATGACGGTATCTCTTACTCCCGCGCCTCAGGAAAAATCAACAGAGATTCCTGTGAGCCAGTCCCGCCCGGCCAGCACTGTACCGCATCAGTTTCGTGACCTGCTGGCTCTGGATGATTTCGAGCGCCACGCCAGACGTCGGTTGCCACCCATGATTTATCAGTATGTTGCCGGCGGTGTTGAAACCGGGCGCGGTATTGCCGCGAATTTCGAGGCCTACCAGCAATACACCTTTTTGCCGCGAATGTTCCGTGACGTATCGGGACGCGATCAGGGCACTGAACTGTTCGGCAAGCGCTGGCGCCACCCGTTTGGTATTGCACCGTTAGGTGGCGCCTCATTCGTGTCATACCGCGCCGACATTAATCTGGCCCGGGCGGCTAAAGCTATGGATGTTCCGATGATTCTCAGTGCATCTTCGCTGATTCGTCTGGAAGATGTGATTGCTGAAAATCCCGATGCCTGGTTTCAGGCATACCTGGCCGGCGATCAGCCGCGTATTGACCGTTTGCTTGATCGGGTCGAACAGGCTGGATACCGGACTCTGGTGGTGACCGGTGACACTCCAATGCTGGGAAACCGCGAACACAACACCCGCAGCGGTTTTAGTATGCCAATTAAAATTACCCCGAAAGTCATGTGGCAAAGCGCCACCAGCCCGCGCTGGCTATTGGGAACTGTGGCACAAACTTATCTGCGCCACGGAGCACCGCATTTTGAAAATACCGATGCCGAACGCGGCCCGCCGATGATGTCGAATAAAGTCCGCAATACCAACGCCCGCGACAAGCTTAGCTGGACGCATGTTGAAGCGATCCGCAGACGCTGGAAGGGGAATCTGGTGATTAAAGGGCTGATGACCCCGGCAGACGTATTTATGGCCAGGGACTGTGGGGCCGATGCTGTCATCCTGTCTAACCATGGCGGCCGACAGCTGGATTACACCGTACCGCCGCTACACACATTGCCGGAAATTGCCGCCGGGAAAGGCCAGATGAAGGTGATTATCGACAGTGGCATCCGTCGCGGTACCGATGTTATGAAAGCCATGGCCCTGGGGGCTGACTTTGTGTTTCTTGGCCGGCCATTTTTATACGCCAGTGTTATCGGTGCAGCACCCTGCATTGAACATGCGATGCATATTTTGCGCGATGAAATAGACCGCGATATGGCACTAATCGGCGTCAGAAATCCTGCAGAACTGGATAAGAGTTACCTGAGGCGCGGGCCATGGTTTGATAAAGATCTGTAA
- the fecI gene encoding ferric citrate uptake sigma factor FecI: MTDSATSPASLTFDVFYRSYHSWLTLWLTRKMHSLFDAEDIAQDTWMRIFGQQSLQTIRDPRSFLCTVAKRVMVDLFRRQALEKSYLEMLSLLPADQVPDTEQQQIHLQTLQLVDQMLACLSDKARQAFLLSQLEGLRYREIANQLGVSVSSVKKYIAKATEHCLLFRLEHGL; this comes from the coding sequence ATGACCGATTCTGCAACCTCACCGGCCAGTTTAACTTTTGATGTATTTTACCGTTCTTATCATAGTTGGCTGACTCTCTGGCTGACACGGAAAATGCATTCGTTGTTCGACGCAGAGGATATTGCCCAGGATACCTGGATGCGAATATTTGGTCAGCAATCACTTCAAACTATCCGTGACCCTCGCTCATTTCTCTGTACCGTGGCAAAGCGGGTCATGGTGGATCTTTTTCGACGGCAGGCTCTGGAAAAAAGTTATCTGGAAATGCTGTCGCTGTTACCTGCTGATCAGGTCCCTGATACAGAGCAACAGCAAATTCATTTACAGACACTGCAACTCGTTGACCAAATGCTGGCATGTTTGAGTGATAAAGCCCGACAGGCATTCCTTTTGTCTCAGCTGGAAGGTTTACGCTACCGTGAGATTGCTAATCAGTTGGGGGTTTCAGTCAGTTCGGTCAAAAAATATATTGCGAAGGCTACTGAGCATTGTCTGCTGTTTCGTCTGGAGCATGGCCTGTAA
- the fecR gene encoding ferric citrate uptake sigma factor regulator FecR, with the protein MVQALSESKKRALRSASYWYAQLNDPSVTARQTGKWQQWHQSHADHQWAWQQVESLRRQMNAIPVGVTEGLMADSPATRRSVLKGLLLLAGSAATGWQLWHSELAEGMRADYHTATGQMLHQSLGDGSLLTLNTDSAANVRFDSQQRLIELLYGDIAIKTGHDLAHRPFRILTQPALLTALGTRFTVQQREDKVLISVREHAVRAVLLHDPQKSVLVTEGQSLRIDPAGFSELRPADPHSSDWINGTVSFSDQTLSKVVSVLSQYHPGVLRCTPSVAGLRLSGTFPLTNIPAALQAIAATLPVNIQYITQYIILIRGRS; encoded by the coding sequence ATGGTACAGGCACTTTCTGAGTCGAAAAAAAGGGCATTACGTTCGGCCTCTTACTGGTATGCACAGCTGAATGATCCCTCGGTCACAGCCCGACAAACCGGTAAATGGCAGCAATGGCACCAAAGCCATGCCGATCATCAATGGGCCTGGCAGCAGGTAGAGTCTCTGCGCCGACAAATGAATGCTATTCCTGTCGGGGTCACGGAGGGGCTGATGGCCGACTCTCCGGCCACCCGCCGTTCAGTGTTGAAAGGTCTGCTACTGTTGGCTGGCAGCGCGGCCACCGGCTGGCAGTTATGGCATTCAGAGTTGGCAGAAGGTATGCGAGCCGATTATCACACCGCAACCGGCCAAATGCTGCATCAATCCCTGGGAGATGGTAGCCTGCTAACCCTGAATACCGACAGTGCAGCCAATGTCCGTTTTGATAGTCAGCAACGTCTGATTGAATTGTTATATGGTGATATTGCGATAAAAACCGGCCATGACCTGGCCCATCGACCTTTCCGGATACTGACCCAGCCAGCGTTGCTGACCGCATTAGGGACCCGGTTTACGGTACAACAACGGGAAGATAAGGTCCTGATCAGTGTCAGGGAACATGCGGTCAGAGCGGTATTGCTCCACGACCCGCAGAAGTCTGTACTGGTGACTGAGGGTCAAAGCCTGCGTATTGACCCTGCCGGATTCTCTGAGCTACGACCTGCCGACCCTCACTCCAGTGACTGGATCAATGGTACGGTGAGTTTCAGCGACCAGACGCTTAGCAAGGTTGTCAGTGTACTGTCGCAATATCACCCCGGGGTACTACGCTGTACCCCGTCGGTTGCCGGACTGAGACTGAGCGGTACCTTCCCTCTGACCAATATTCCTGCCGCTCTTCAGGCAATCGCGGCCACGCTTCCGGTTAACATCCAATACATTACCCAATACATCATTCTGATCAGAGGCAGATCCTGA
- a CDS encoding lactonase family protein encodes MKKMLFTAALLGLCSASANVFAQQQDYVYISNADSGTVSGWSLDKNSQKMQPVGTWTAAKKVMPLVVSPDKKTLYAAIRSKPYRVMSWHIEADGKLTPAGETPLQESMAYISLDKTGHFLLSASYGGDLFTINRINDQGQVESPPVQIVHTGKRAHCIQTDPTNHFLYVSLLGADQFLQFHFDPQSGKVTPATPPAVNIQHEAAIGPRHFVFAPHNSADGNRYIYLLTEMAGNIQKLKINKDGTVTPEEVTPSIAPDIAATMQKGEARPLTGDFDLPATPKPRIWQADIHITPDGKFLYSTERTNSLLTAFSISEKDGSLKLLRSIKTEKLPRGFAIDNSGHFLIETGLQSDHFSLYSIDQQSGELSLLSRYPSGAGANWVAMVER; translated from the coding sequence ATGAAAAAGATGTTATTCACTGCGGCCCTGCTCGGCCTGTGTTCCGCGTCTGCCAACGTTTTTGCACAACAACAGGATTATGTTTACATCTCTAACGCTGACAGCGGCACAGTCTCCGGCTGGTCTCTGGATAAAAACAGCCAGAAAATGCAGCCTGTCGGTACCTGGACTGCAGCCAAAAAAGTTATGCCGCTGGTCGTTTCTCCGGATAAAAAGACACTGTATGCCGCGATTCGTAGCAAACCCTATCGGGTGATGAGCTGGCATATTGAGGCAGACGGAAAACTGACACCCGCCGGTGAAACCCCGCTTCAGGAAAGTATGGCCTACATCTCTCTGGATAAAACCGGTCACTTTTTACTGTCAGCCTCCTATGGCGGGGACCTTTTTACAATAAACCGTATCAATGATCAGGGACAGGTTGAGTCGCCTCCGGTACAGATTGTCCATACCGGCAAGCGCGCACATTGTATTCAGACTGACCCGACAAATCATTTTTTATATGTCTCACTGTTGGGTGCTGACCAGTTCCTGCAATTTCATTTCGACCCGCAAAGCGGCAAGGTCACCCCTGCTACCCCACCGGCAGTGAATATTCAGCATGAAGCCGCCATTGGTCCGCGCCATTTTGTGTTTGCCCCCCACAACTCTGCCGACGGTAACCGTTATATCTATCTGCTGACCGAAATGGCCGGCAATATTCAAAAACTGAAAATCAATAAAGACGGTACCGTCACTCCGGAAGAAGTCACCCCCTCTATCGCCCCTGATATTGCAGCGACGATGCAAAAGGGTGAGGCACGGCCACTGACTGGTGATTTTGATCTTCCGGCAACGCCGAAACCACGGATCTGGCAGGCCGATATTCATATCACCCCTGACGGTAAGTTTCTTTACTCAACCGAACGCACTAATAGTCTGCTGACCGCCTTTTCGATCTCTGAAAAAGACGGCAGCCTGAAGTTACTTCGGAGTATTAAAACCGAAAAACTGCCACGCGGTTTTGCCATTGATAACAGCGGGCATTTCCTGATTGAAACCGGTCTGCAGTCTGACCATTTCTCGCTATACAGCATCGATCAGCAAAGCGGTGAACTGTCACTGCTGTCACGCTACCCTTCCGGAGCGGGGGCCAACTGGGTTGCCATGGTCGAACGTTAA
- a CDS encoding LacI family DNA-binding transcriptional regulator, with the protein MADKPNTTRVSLEDVARLSGVSTATVSRVLNGSATVRESRREAVERACKELGYVINRAARTLASRKSMTIGAVVPTLAIETFSRSIDAFQKMIHQQGYTLLLANSGFDMDIELNEVNKLLEYGVDALMLVGHTHHPRLWERLEQQQIPYIQAFSIDQHRPSVGYDSILASRQLLQHLLDLQHRNFAVIFGSPPSNDRLSERLEGIRQGLQDAGLSLDPENCVDNAFTMNEARQAMFRLLDGPRPPTAVICGNDLLAFGAMRAARERYLRIPNDISITGFNDYEYAEHLEHPLTTMRVDLAEIGRLAAEYLLSSLQDGHTQPLTSVTPQLIIRGSTGSAPQK; encoded by the coding sequence ATGGCTGATAAACCGAATACGACACGTGTCTCTCTGGAAGATGTTGCCCGGTTATCCGGCGTATCAACGGCGACAGTGTCCCGGGTACTGAATGGCAGTGCTACGGTCAGGGAATCACGCAGGGAAGCTGTTGAAAGAGCCTGCAAAGAACTCGGCTATGTGATTAACCGTGCCGCGAGAACCCTGGCATCCCGCAAAAGCATGACGATTGGTGCAGTGGTACCCACGCTGGCAATAGAAACTTTTTCCCGCTCAATTGATGCGTTCCAGAAGATGATTCATCAGCAGGGGTATACCTTGTTGTTGGCAAATTCCGGTTTTGATATGGATATTGAGCTTAATGAAGTTAACAAGCTGCTGGAGTACGGTGTTGATGCGTTAATGCTGGTCGGGCATACCCATCATCCACGGTTATGGGAACGGTTGGAGCAGCAACAAATCCCTTATATCCAGGCGTTTTCTATCGACCAGCACCGGCCAAGTGTCGGTTATGACAGCATTCTGGCATCACGCCAGTTGTTGCAACATCTGTTGGATCTGCAACACCGTAATTTCGCTGTGATTTTTGGCAGCCCGCCCTCCAATGATCGATTGTCCGAACGGCTGGAAGGTATCCGGCAGGGTTTGCAAGACGCCGGATTATCGCTGGATCCTGAAAACTGTGTGGACAATGCATTCACCATGAATGAAGCCCGGCAGGCAATGTTCCGTTTGCTGGATGGCCCGCGCCCGCCAACGGCGGTGATTTGCGGGAATGATTTACTGGCTTTCGGTGCAATGCGCGCTGCGAGGGAGCGTTATCTGCGTATCCCTAATGATATTTCGATTACCGGTTTTAATGATTACGAATATGCAGAACATCTCGAGCATCCGTTAACCACCATGCGAGTGGATCTGGCGGAGATTGGCCGGCTGGCCGCAGAATATTTACTGTCGTCACTACAGGATGGTCACACTCAGCCGCTCACCAGTGTCACCCCTCAACTGATTATTCGTGGCAGTACCGGCAGCGCACCGCAGAAATAG